The genome window CACACTGCTGGACGGCAGCCTGCTGGCCGGTTCCGGCAGCGACGCCTTTGGTCAGATGGATCTGCTGACAGTCGTAATGCACGAGCTGGGTCACACGCTGGGTCTGGAAGATCTGGACTCAGACGGTACCCTGATGAGCGATTCGCTGGACGTCTCCGAACGTCGCCTGCCGAGTGCAGACGATCTCGACGACTTCTTCAGCGGCATCGCCGGCGGAGACAACCCGCTGCTGGACTGATTAAAACAGTCCCGCTACAAACAGTCCCGACAGTCCCCCGGAAACCCAAGGTTTCCGGGGGACTGTTTTTATTGGTGTGGGGGATAGCCGTGCTGAATTATCTGACGTCACAAATTGTGATCGTGCAGTAAAGCACTGCTGCCAGGAAACGGATCTGCTTTAATCATCCGTTCGTCTGTTTTTCTCATTGTTTTATGACTTGTAAATCATGTATGTTAAGTTATTGAAACCAATGTCAGATATTCAATCTGCATGGAGAGACAGGGCCCATCAGGTTCGCGACCTGGCACATCATCAATACAGGGAAAATCCCATCAGGGAATCTACGGGGCTATCCTCTATACATTGCAGAGCGGAGTGAATGAGATGTTTCTGACCCACTGGCTGCAGGCGATTTCAGCGCGTTCATCTACTCGCCCGTCAGTTCGCC of Gimesia sp. contains these proteins:
- a CDS encoding matrixin family metalloprotease, with the protein product TLLDGSLLAGSGSDAFGQMDLLTVVMHELGHTLGLEDLDSDGTLMSDSLDVSERRLPSADDLDDFFSGIAGGDNPLLD